The following are from one region of the Sporocytophaga myxococcoides genome:
- a CDS encoding CHASE2 domain-containing protein, translating into MKRKILRDSVGATIFTMIVLWILSQIEINSDVLNPVSKTLGDFQITDLYFSQFKEGEKADTNIVLVNIGELDRAGIAEMLNKINAFNPRVIGIDAFFRKPKDKEGDSLLANAFSKVKNLVLVSKVSKCDGNICDSLETSHPMFCQYAETGMSNMISEGYDKFKTSREFSKYEVYRKKVRQYGPDNNIYFERQIDTIELDFAAKLAGYINPAAVNDLLKRKDTVEVINYAGNIEIHGDVNPNASIKYFALDVGQIFEMEDLSFMKDKIVLMGYLGPNFEKITWEDRFFTPLNINYIGKANPDMYGVVIHANKISMILNGNYVNNAGWLFTLIVNFIIIFLNIALFSYLFLKLGHWYDGASLFLTLLEAILMIFLVIMIFHRYNYKIDFTLATVALFLTGNMTELYYSVFIPLIKKYKKHLLILHIFKKGQAYEN; encoded by the coding sequence ATGAAAAGGAAGATTTTACGAGACTCTGTAGGTGCCACCATTTTTACAATGATAGTCCTTTGGATCCTATCCCAAATTGAAATTAATTCAGATGTATTAAATCCGGTATCTAAAACACTTGGAGACTTTCAGATTACGGACCTTTACTTTTCCCAATTTAAAGAAGGTGAAAAAGCTGACACTAATATTGTTTTAGTTAATATTGGTGAACTTGACAGAGCAGGGATTGCAGAAATGCTTAATAAAATCAATGCATTTAATCCAAGAGTTATTGGTATCGATGCTTTTTTCAGAAAGCCCAAAGACAAAGAAGGAGATTCATTGCTTGCAAATGCTTTTTCAAAAGTAAAAAATTTAGTTCTGGTCAGTAAAGTGAGCAAATGTGATGGTAACATTTGTGACAGCCTTGAAACAAGTCATCCTATGTTCTGCCAATATGCAGAAACAGGCATGTCCAATATGATCTCAGAGGGGTATGATAAATTCAAAACATCAAGGGAGTTCAGTAAATATGAGGTTTACAGAAAGAAAGTAAGACAGTATGGACCTGACAACAATATCTATTTTGAAAGGCAGATTGATACTATAGAGCTTGATTTTGCTGCAAAACTAGCAGGATATATTAATCCTGCAGCTGTAAATGACTTGTTGAAAAGGAAAGATACAGTTGAGGTTATCAACTATGCAGGAAATATTGAAATCCATGGAGATGTTAATCCTAACGCATCTATAAAATATTTTGCTCTTGATGTAGGTCAGATTTTTGAAATGGAAGATTTATCTTTTATGAAAGATAAAATTGTACTTATGGGATATCTTGGACCTAATTTCGAGAAAATTACGTGGGAAGATCGATTTTTTACCCCATTAAATATTAACTATATAGGAAAAGCAAACCCGGATATGTATGGGGTAGTTATACATGCCAATAAAATATCTATGATTTTAAATGGCAATTATGTCAATAATGCAGGATGGCTTTTCACTCTAATTGTCAACTTTATAATCATCTTTCTAAACATTGCCTTATTTTCATACCTTTTTTTGAAACTAGGTCATTGGTATGACGGGGCAAGTTTGTTCCTTACTTTACTCGAGGCTATACTTATGATTTTCCTGGTAATTATGATATTTCATCGATATAACTATAAAATCGATTTTACCCTCGCTACAGTGGCATTATTCTTGACTGGAAACATGACTGAATTATATTACAGCGTTTTTATCCCTTTAATAAAAAAATACAAGAAACATTTGCTAATTTTACACATATTCAAAAAAGGACAAGCTTATGAAAACTAA
- a CDS encoding phenylalanine 4-monooxygenase translates to MIKQSYSYTDQEQVIWTTLYSRIIQFLPETADDMVLQGIKRIGFPADQIPDFEDLNKKIKTFSDWEIVPLENMVEDKEFIGMLASKKYPCRTWIRSLEQTEQEEDVYDIFHDVIGHTPLLTIPSYCEYLTGLGKLALEYLENDNAISLLKRVYWHSIQFGIKASKQTLKIYGAHLLSSRSETAYSLSAGVPKYDFNVAKMMETPYIKNRFQERYFVINNYEELFNSLDLVKKELKNRI, encoded by the coding sequence ATGATTAAACAATCTTACAGCTACACAGATCAGGAACAAGTAATCTGGACAACTCTTTATAGCAGAATTATTCAATTCTTGCCTGAAACTGCCGATGATATGGTTTTGCAAGGCATCAAAAGAATAGGCTTTCCGGCTGATCAAATTCCCGATTTTGAAGATCTGAATAAAAAAATAAAAACCTTTTCGGACTGGGAAATTGTACCATTGGAAAATATGGTTGAGGATAAAGAATTTATCGGTATGCTTGCAAGCAAAAAATATCCTTGCAGAACTTGGATAAGAAGTCTTGAGCAAACAGAACAAGAAGAGGATGTCTATGACATTTTTCATGATGTGATTGGGCATACGCCTCTATTAACCATACCATCATATTGCGAGTATCTGACAGGGCTTGGAAAACTCGCACTTGAATATCTTGAAAATGATAATGCCATTTCTTTGCTTAAAAGAGTATACTGGCATTCGATTCAGTTTGGCATAAAAGCTTCGAAACAAACTCTAAAAATATATGGCGCTCACCTGTTGTCTTCAAGAAGCGAAACGGCTTATTCTTTGAGTGCAGGGGTTCCAAAATATGATTTCAATGTAGCCAAGATGATGGAAACCCCCTATATCAAGAACAGATTTCAAGAAAGATATTTTGTAATTAATAATTATGAAGAGCTATTCAATAGTTTGGACCTTGTGAAAAAGGAATTGAAGAATAGAATATAA
- a CDS encoding PRC-barrel domain-containing protein has translation MEDEMEWKRHLVRFSGLKHSNLVDEESFLGYVVVNDKGETLGKVSDLIIDPIEGKTKFIDILTSKEFSHGGGERHLFIALNHCEFSIPLQSLLLRGIDRDLLLKFPIVKGGIITLDYEHTLREVLSPESPLESIKRGYYKEITDEPGLFDPSLLAPNPDHYFSSPNP, from the coding sequence ATGGAAGATGAGATGGAATGGAAGAGACATTTAGTGCGCTTTAGTGGTTTGAAGCACAGCAATCTGGTAGACGAAGAAAGTTTTCTCGGATATGTGGTTGTTAATGACAAAGGTGAAACCTTGGGAAAAGTATCAGATCTCATTATTGATCCAATCGAAGGAAAAACTAAGTTCATTGATATTTTAACCAGCAAGGAATTTAGTCATGGAGGAGGAGAGCGACATTTATTTATTGCCTTGAATCATTGTGAGTTTAGTATACCGTTGCAGAGTCTTCTCTTAAGAGGAATTGACAGAGATCTTTTATTAAAGTTCCCAATAGTAAAAGGAGGTATAATAACTTTGGATTATGAACATACGCTCAGAGAGGTTCTCAGTCCGGAAAGCCCATTGGAATCAATTAAGAGGGGGTATTATAAAGAAATAACAGATGAACCAGGCCTGTTTGATCCATCACTTCTTGCGCCAAATCCCGACCATTATTTTAGTAGCCCTAATCCTTAG
- a CDS encoding DUF3467 domain-containing protein: MADDKKKNQHAEQNQINIELTEEIAEGVYSNLAMIAHSNSEFVIDFIRLMPGVPKAKVKARIVITPEHAKRLVVALKENVKKYEEAFGEINNTEDFPRFPMNFGGTMGEA; the protein is encoded by the coding sequence ATGGCAGACGATAAAAAGAAAAATCAACATGCTGAGCAGAATCAGATTAACATAGAATTAACTGAGGAAATTGCGGAAGGTGTATATTCTAATCTGGCAATGATTGCTCATTCTAATAGTGAGTTTGTTATTGATTTTATCAGATTAATGCCTGGTGTACCTAAGGCAAAGGTAAAAGCCAGGATTGTAATTACTCCAGAGCATGCCAAAAGATTGGTTGTAGCCTTGAAAGAAAATGTAAAAAAATATGAAGAGGCTTTTGGAGAAATTAACAATACAGAAGATTTTCCCAGATTCCCTATGAATTTTGGTGGCACAATGGGAGAAGCCTGA
- the meaB gene encoding methylmalonyl Co-A mutase-associated GTPase MeaB, with translation MSQRKNRLDLKSYYDGILNGDRLILSKAITLIESSLPEDQELADLLIQKILPHSGKSLRLGITGVPGAGKSAFIESFGSMLVNTGMKIAVLPIDPSSRYSKGSILGDKTRMEKLSSHPNAFIRPSASGGMLGGVTSRTQEAILLCEAAGFNLIFIETVGVGQSEVKISDLTDLVLLLLVAGTGDELQTLKKGIMEVADIFIVSKTDGENMERALEYAKGIKQSLSYLSKDSVQVFNCSSETQYGLEEIWDYIKKAESNSRHDGSLNQRRMQQNYFWLVGIIDQMLHNEFYKNEEVQNNFIIMKDSVMKGEISAQEAAKQLFNIFKGKGH, from the coding sequence ATGTCTCAAAGAAAAAACCGACTGGACCTTAAGTCGTATTACGATGGAATTTTAAACGGGGATAGATTAATTCTTTCAAAAGCTATTACTTTAATAGAAAGTTCTTTACCGGAAGACCAGGAACTGGCAGATCTCCTTATTCAGAAAATATTACCTCATTCTGGAAAATCCCTGAGATTGGGAATAACAGGTGTGCCTGGAGCAGGTAAAAGTGCTTTTATAGAAAGCTTTGGCAGTATGCTTGTAAATACAGGCATGAAAATCGCTGTTCTTCCGATCGACCCTTCAAGCAGATATAGCAAAGGAAGTATTTTAGGTGATAAAACAAGGATGGAAAAACTTTCTTCTCATCCAAATGCTTTTATCCGACCTTCTGCATCTGGGGGTATGCTTGGGGGAGTGACATCCAGAACGCAGGAGGCTATTCTCCTTTGCGAAGCAGCAGGGTTTAATTTAATATTTATTGAGACTGTTGGCGTTGGACAGTCAGAGGTAAAGATCTCTGATTTGACGGACCTCGTATTGCTTTTGTTGGTGGCTGGTACTGGAGACGAACTTCAGACACTTAAAAAAGGAATTATGGAAGTGGCAGATATATTTATCGTGTCAAAAACTGATGGTGAAAATATGGAAAGAGCCTTAGAATATGCCAAAGGAATAAAGCAAAGTCTTAGTTATTTATCGAAGGATTCCGTACAAGTGTTCAATTGTTCTTCAGAAACTCAATATGGACTTGAAGAAATTTGGGATTACATCAAAAAAGCTGAAAGTAACAGCAGGCATGATGGAAGCCTGAATCAAAGAAGAATGCAACAAAATTACTTCTGGTTAGTTGGAATAATCGATCAGATGCTTCACAATGAGTTTTATAAAAATGAAGAAGTTCAAAATAACTTCATAATCATGAAAGATTCCGTAATGAAGGGAGAAATTTCAGCTCAGGAAGCGGCTAAACAGTTATTTAATATTTTTAAGGGAAAAGGACATTAA
- a CDS encoding TM2 domain-containing protein has product MNTVNKESPKKIILILISFFFGWFGIDRFILGYKYWWVKLLTFAGFGIWWFADLVMITFSILKPTKREV; this is encoded by the coding sequence ATGAATACAGTAAACAAAGAATCTCCTAAGAAAATTATTCTTATCCTCATTTCTTTCTTTTTTGGCTGGTTTGGAATTGACCGATTCATATTAGGCTATAAATACTGGTGGGTGAAGCTCCTGACTTTTGCAGGTTTTGGCATATGGTGGTTTGCAGATCTAGTGATGATTACCTTTTCTATATTAAAACCAACCAAAAGGGAAGTGTAA
- a CDS encoding acyl-CoA thioesterase, with protein sequence MDTSLFKSVRFSQTTITELMIPSYANFGGKIHGGILLSLMDKVAYACAAKHSGAYCVTVAVDNVEFLQPVEVGDLVSLHASVNYVGNTSLIIGIKVIAENVTIGSVKHTNTSYFTMVAKNLEGKLQEIPGLVLETREEVRRYLEAIKRKELKFQYKEQLNNEKSNLAIDEELYKLEKERCVLNLNNDTNPTT encoded by the coding sequence ATGGATACCTCTTTGTTTAAGTCCGTGCGTTTTTCACAGACTACAATTACAGAATTAATGATACCCTCCTATGCAAATTTCGGAGGTAAAATACATGGGGGAATACTTCTTTCCCTCATGGATAAAGTTGCATACGCATGTGCAGCCAAGCATTCTGGTGCATATTGCGTAACAGTTGCTGTTGATAATGTAGAATTCTTACAACCGGTTGAAGTTGGGGATCTGGTATCTTTGCATGCATCTGTTAATTATGTCGGTAATACTTCTCTGATTATTGGCATAAAAGTGATAGCAGAAAATGTCACAATAGGAAGTGTAAAGCATACTAATACTTCATACTTTACAATGGTTGCTAAAAACCTTGAAGGAAAGTTGCAGGAAATTCCAGGTCTTGTGCTTGAAACAAGAGAAGAGGTCAGGAGATATCTTGAAGCAATTAAAAGAAAAGAACTTAAGTTTCAGTACAAGGAACAGCTTAATAATGAGAAGTCAAATCTGGCTATTGATGAAGAATTGTATAAGCTGGAAAAAGAAAGGTGTGTCCTGAACCTTAATAATGACACAAATCCGACTACATGA